In Arcobacter sp. F155, one DNA window encodes the following:
- a CDS encoding glycosyltransferase: MNDIKICLVSDTVYDLNGVSRFIQDYCKEARKHKKSFYVISSTSKKHYEEIENIFNIKPIFKIKMPFYNSLDLVIPNFFKIKNKIKELNPDLLHISTPGTVGLSALISAKILNIPVVGIYHTDFPSYMYKNTKSKLVKKITLMYLKFFYKSFTALFSRSCKYIDIIEKQLAFKEEDLYILKAGINIENFDKSYKNENIWEKYDIKKNDFKVLYVGRLSVEKNVDLLIEHWKKLKLENAKLILVGDLEFELEKKEELKNIVFLGRKQESELSQIYASSDCFIFPSTTDTLGQVVLEALSSALPVIVTNSGGPSSFVKNEFGYVVDINSFDEVKNSLEELSKKDDTYFKKSSNAYEYMRDKSISHSFLDFWEVNQKIVKSLCKK; this comes from the coding sequence ATGAATGATATAAAAATATGTTTAGTAAGTGATACAGTATATGATTTAAATGGTGTATCAAGATTTATTCAAGACTATTGTAAGGAAGCTAGAAAACACAAGAAAAGTTTTTATGTGATAAGTTCAACTTCAAAAAAACATTATGAAGAAATAGAGAATATTTTTAATATAAAACCTATTTTTAAAATCAAAATGCCTTTTTATAACTCTTTAGATTTGGTTATTCCTAATTTTTTTAAAATAAAAAATAAAATCAAAGAGCTAAATCCTGATTTACTACATATCTCTACTCCTGGAACTGTTGGATTATCTGCTTTGATTAGTGCAAAAATTTTAAATATACCAGTTGTAGGAATATATCATACAGATTTTCCTTCGTATATGTATAAAAATACAAAAAGTAAACTTGTAAAGAAAATCACACTTATGTACTTGAAGTTTTTTTATAAAAGCTTTACTGCTTTATTTTCTAGATCTTGTAAATATATAGATATCATAGAAAAGCAGTTAGCTTTTAAAGAAGAAGATTTATATATTTTAAAAGCTGGAATAAATATTGAAAACTTTGATAAATCCTATAAAAATGAGAATATATGGGAAAAGTATGATATTAAGAAAAATGATTTTAAAGTTTTGTATGTAGGTAGATTATCAGTAGAAAAGAATGTTGATTTGTTAATAGAGCATTGGAAAAAGTTAAAACTAGAAAATGCAAAACTTATTTTAGTAGGGGATTTAGAGTTTGAGTTAGAAAAGAAAGAAGAGCTTAAAAATATAGTTTTTCTAGGAAGAAAACAAGAAAGTGAGTTATCACAAATATATGCTTCAAGTGATTGTTTTATTTTCCCTTCTACAACTGATACTTTAGGTCAAGTTGTATTAGAAGCTTTATCTTCTGCACTTCCTGTAATAGTTACAAATAGTGGTGGTCCAAGTAGTTTTGTAAAGAATGAGTTTGGATATGTCGTTGATATAAATTCATTTGATGAGGTGAAAAACTCTTTAGAAGAGTTATCAAAAAAAGATGATACTTACTTCAAAAAATCATCAAATGCCTATGAATATATGAGAGATAAATCTATCTCTCATAGTTTTTTAGACTTTTGGGAAGTAAATCAAAAGATAGTAAAAAGCTTATGTAAGAAGTAA
- a CDS encoding DJ-1 family glyoxalase III — MSKIIIPISNGFEEIEAISIIDICRRANIEVVIAGVEALETIGAHNIKVTADCKIEDVKENDFDLIVLPGGLPNAFTLADNEHIQKLLKEFKVSDKYIAAICAAPYALHKAEVLNKDYTCYPSFEQKIVPENYINNQNVVKDGNVITSRGPATAMEFALEIVKLLKGDEIYEELRQGLLLT, encoded by the coding sequence ATGTCAAAAATAATAATTCCAATTTCAAATGGTTTTGAAGAGATTGAAGCAATTTCAATCATAGATATTTGCAGACGAGCAAATATTGAAGTTGTTATTGCAGGAGTTGAAGCTTTAGAAACTATAGGAGCTCACAACATAAAAGTAACAGCTGATTGTAAAATTGAAGACGTAAAAGAAAATGATTTTGATTTGATTGTTCTTCCAGGTGGCTTACCAAATGCCTTTACTCTAGCAGATAATGAACATATTCAAAAACTTTTAAAAGAGTTTAAAGTAAGTGACAAATACATTGCAGCTATTTGTGCAGCACCATATGCTTTACATAAAGCAGAAGTTTTAAATAAGGATTATACTTGTTATCCAAGTTTTGAGCAAAAAATAGTTCCTGAAAATTATATCAATAATCAAAATGTTGTAAAAGATGGAAATGTAATCACATCAAGGGGACCAGCAACAGCTATGGAGTTTGCCCTTGAAATAGTAAAACTTCTAAAGGGTGATGAAATATATGAAGAACTAAGACAAGGTTTACTTCTTACATAA
- a CDS encoding FlgO family outer membrane protein produces the protein MLKTFAKACLAVAALSLFSGCVSHSSVNGATGQKVQSVDAENEYTVIKENNKVQVTKEHMKIAQDLQYNVINQRTLEGSINSLATQMMRNKKMNTSKPVLITSFVRLDNFKKTTEFGRIVSESMINEMSNRGFNVIEYRGQMAVSINEKGEYFITRNPYKLKDQIPNTYVVVGTYSRQFGKVILNARVIDNITGRIISSARATYVHNKRNDCILFKDCKPARTIKIIQEK, from the coding sequence ATGCTTAAGACTTTTGCTAAAGCTTGTCTTGCTGTAGCAGCACTTAGTTTATTTTCTGGATGTGTTTCTCATTCGTCTGTAAATGGTGCCACAGGACAAAAAGTACAATCAGTTGATGCTGAAAATGAATATACTGTAATCAAAGAAAACAACAAGGTTCAAGTTACTAAGGAGCATATGAAAATAGCTCAAGACTTACAATACAACGTAATCAATCAAAGAACACTAGAAGGTTCAATCAATTCTTTAGCAACTCAAATGATGAGAAATAAAAAGATGAACACTAGTAAGCCAGTTCTTATTACTTCTTTTGTTAGATTAGATAACTTTAAAAAGACTACTGAGTTTGGAAGAATTGTAAGTGAGAGTATGATTAATGAAATGTCAAATAGAGGCTTCAATGTAATTGAATATAGAGGTCAAATGGCAGTTTCTATTAATGAAAAAGGTGAGTATTTTATTACAAGAAATCCTTATAAATTAAAAGACCAAATTCCAAATACTTATGTTGTAGTTGGTACTTATTCAAGACAGTTTGGTAAAGTAATTTTAAATGCAAGAGTAATTGACAATATTACTGGAAGAATCATTTCAAGTGCAAGAGCAACTTATGTACACAATAAAAGAAATGACTGTATTCTTTTCAAAGATTGTAAACCAGCAAGAACAATTAAAATCATTCAAGAAAAATAG
- a CDS encoding FlgO family outer membrane protein, translating into MTKAFLQISKLIVLVSIPLFLFTSCSLKKMTGSEDLPSFMENMAKKAPSNHKKITGSNDFSSLINNLILKTSTRLDRYLLDDDVVLVSDFVNIDKLENRSKLGFLLSEHLKDALLNKNIIVRQVELSENFSYGQNGLNLLTRKQRDISNKSVDGKFAVVGTYTITTETLIVFMKLIDVTNGNILASANSSTSVDDEILELEGIKKERELSLPPRVIL; encoded by the coding sequence ATGACAAAAGCTTTTTTACAAATAAGTAAACTAATAGTATTAGTTTCTATTCCTCTTTTTTTATTCACTTCTTGTTCTTTAAAAAAGATGACAGGAAGTGAAGACCTTCCCTCTTTTATGGAAAATATGGCTAAAAAAGCTCCAAGTAATCATAAAAAAATAACTGGTTCAAATGATTTTAGTTCTTTAATAAATAATCTAATTTTAAAAACTTCTACAAGACTGGATAGATATCTTTTAGATGATGATGTTGTTTTAGTTTCTGATTTTGTAAATATTGATAAGTTAGAGAACAGATCAAAACTAGGGTTTTTATTATCTGAGCATTTAAAAGATGCTTTATTAAATAAAAATATTATTGTAAGACAAGTTGAATTAAGTGAAAACTTCTCTTATGGGCAAAATGGATTAAATCTTTTAACAAGAAAACAAAGAGATATTAGTAATAAATCTGTAGATGGTAAGTTTGCAGTTGTAGGAACATATACAATTACAACAGAGACATTGATTGTATTTATGAAACTAATTGATGTAACAAATGGAAATATTTTAGCTTCTGCAAACTCTAGTACGAGTGTAGATGATGAAATATTAGAGTTAGAAGGAATAAAGAAAGAAAGAGAACTTTCTTTACCTCCAAGAGTTATTTTATAA
- the recJ gene encoding single-stranded-DNA-specific exonuclease RecJ, whose protein sequence is MSKVTKQRLFELLSARHENNPYSRLASIPAPDSFKDIKKASQRIKQALLNNETITIVGDYDVDGVVSTTIIVDFFQKIGRKVNHIIPNRFEHGYGLSPKIVDMIDEGLVITVDNGISACNAAELLKQKGIDLIITDHHTVGEQIPEALAIINPKQEDCTFPFKEICGAQVAWYLCAAIKKEINADVNLQEFFDLLCVAIIADIMPMTSLNYTMVKHGLKKIKTSSRPAFKKINEMISKEIFVSDDVGFTIAPKINSAGRMEDASIALSFLLASTEYEANDALQMLEELNVFRKNLQEEISQKATNATNPEENAVIVWGEDWHEGVIGIVASKLSNAFKKPAFIFSINNGIAKGSARANANINLHTIITEASDLLLGFGGHKNAAGLSMEAKNLEEFKNRINKSLEEHKEELHIDHDVLGELDVSNVDIEFLNIIEQFEPYGLKNHRPIFKITNSQIIKAELFGKDKNHTKLTLNSDGFLFEAIKFYCDEIFDKPTIDLVVSVNKNEFRGQINPQFLIQDIL, encoded by the coding sequence ATGTCTAAGGTTACAAAACAAAGACTTTTTGAACTATTAAGTGCAAGACATGAGAATAATCCCTATTCTCGTCTTGCTAGTATTCCTGCACCAGATAGCTTCAAAGATATAAAGAAAGCCTCACAAAGAATTAAACAAGCCCTTCTTAATAATGAAACAATAACTATTGTTGGTGACTACGATGTTGATGGAGTAGTATCTACAACTATTATCGTTGATTTTTTCCAAAAAATTGGAAGAAAAGTAAATCACATCATTCCAAACAGATTTGAACATGGATATGGATTAAGCCCAAAAATCGTTGATATGATTGATGAAGGTCTAGTTATCACCGTTGATAATGGAATCTCAGCTTGTAATGCAGCAGAACTTTTAAAGCAAAAAGGTATTGATTTAATTATTACTGACCACCATACAGTTGGAGAACAAATTCCAGAAGCTTTGGCAATAATAAACCCCAAGCAAGAGGATTGTACTTTTCCTTTTAAAGAAATATGTGGTGCCCAAGTTGCATGGTACCTTTGTGCAGCAATAAAAAAAGAGATAAATGCAGATGTAAACCTACAAGAGTTTTTTGATTTACTTTGTGTGGCTATTATTGCTGATATCATGCCTATGACAAGTCTAAACTATACTATGGTTAAACATGGACTTAAAAAAATCAAAACATCTTCAAGACCTGCATTTAAAAAAATCAATGAAATGATTTCAAAAGAGATTTTTGTATCAGATGATGTAGGATTTACAATTGCTCCTAAAATAAATAGTGCAGGAAGAATGGAAGATGCCTCAATTGCATTAAGCTTCTTACTAGCCTCAACTGAATATGAGGCAAACGATGCTTTACAAATGTTAGAAGAGTTAAATGTATTTAGAAAAAACTTGCAAGAAGAGATTTCTCAAAAAGCTACAAATGCAACAAACCCTGAAGAAAATGCTGTTATAGTATGGGGTGAAGACTGGCATGAAGGTGTTATAGGAATTGTTGCTTCAAAGCTATCTAATGCCTTTAAAAAGCCTGCTTTTATCTTCTCTATAAACAATGGTATTGCAAAAGGAAGTGCAAGGGCAAATGCAAATATAAACTTGCATACTATTATTACAGAAGCTTCTGACTTGCTTCTTGGTTTTGGTGGTCACAAAAATGCAGCTGGTTTATCTATGGAAGCAAAAAACTTAGAAGAGTTTAAAAATAGAATAAATAAGTCTTTAGAAGAGCACAAAGAAGAGCTTCACATAGATCATGATGTTTTAGGTGAACTTGATGTGTCAAATGTAGATATTGAGTTTTTAAATATCATTGAACAGTTTGAACCATATGGACTAAAAAATCATAGACCAATATTTAAAATAACAAACTCACAAATCATAAAAGCTGAACTTTTTGGTAAAGATAAAAACCACACAAAACTAACACTAAATAGTGATGGTTTTTTGTTTGAAGCTATTAAGTTTTATTGTGATGAAATATTTGATAAACCAACTATTGATTTAGTTGTATCAGTAAATAAAAATGAGTTTAGAGGGCAAATAAACCCTCAGTTTTTAATACAAGATATTTTATAA
- a CDS encoding CTP synthase produces MTKFIFVTGGVLSSLGKGITSASIATILKQSGFKVSMLKIDPYLNVDPGTMSPLEHGEVFVTADGAETDLDLGNYERFIDKTLTGKNSFTTGQVYQSVIKREREGGYLGKTIQVIPHVVDEIKDRIYAAADEHDFLIIELGGTVGDIEGLPFMEAIRAIRHEQPKTNTMNIHVSLIPYIKAAGELKTKPTQHSVQELRRIGITPHMLVCRTEKELPKNLKEKLALSCDIDRNAVIEAGDAQSIYQVPLHFIKEGILTPLSEHFNIKIKPNMEKWDTLVKNILVPQDEVTIAFVGKYLDLKESYKSLIESLIHAGAHLNTKVNIHWCDSERIEDTGAYEVIGNSDAILVAGGFGHRGAKGKLEAIKYARENKVPYLGICLGMQLSIIEYARNVLGIENANSVEFDENAEDPVIYLIDEFIDQSGEKQLRTHKSPMGGTMRLGEYPFEPLKGTNLQKAYGNEEIYYERHRHRYEANPAYKERLEEAGMIISGQSNGLIEAVEIKDHPWFVGVQFHPEFTSHLETPNPIILEFVKQANKKA; encoded by the coding sequence ATGACTAAATTCATATTTGTTACTGGTGGAGTGCTAAGTTCACTTGGTAAAGGTATTACTTCTGCATCTATTGCAACAATTTTAAAACAATCAGGGTTCAAAGTAAGTATGCTAAAGATTGACCCATACTTAAACGTAGACCCAGGAACAATGAGTCCACTAGAGCATGGAGAAGTTTTCGTAACAGCAGACGGTGCGGAAACAGACCTTGATTTAGGAAACTACGAAAGATTTATTGATAAAACACTTACAGGTAAAAACTCTTTTACAACAGGTCAAGTTTACCAAAGTGTAATTAAAAGAGAAAGAGAAGGTGGTTACTTAGGTAAAACTATTCAAGTAATCCCTCATGTTGTAGACGAGATTAAAGATAGAATCTACGCTGCAGCAGATGAGCATGACTTCTTAATCATCGAACTTGGTGGAACAGTAGGTGATATTGAAGGTTTACCATTCATGGAAGCAATTAGAGCTATTAGACATGAACAACCTAAAACAAATACTATGAATATCCATGTGAGTTTAATCCCATACATTAAAGCTGCAGGTGAATTAAAAACAAAACCAACTCAACACTCAGTACAAGAGTTAAGAAGAATTGGTATTACTCCACATATGCTAGTTTGTAGAACAGAAAAAGAGCTTCCAAAGAATTTAAAAGAAAAACTTGCATTATCTTGTGATATTGATAGAAATGCAGTAATTGAAGCAGGTGATGCACAGTCAATTTACCAAGTTCCATTACACTTTATCAAAGAAGGAATTTTAACTCCTTTATCAGAGCACTTTAATATCAAAATCAAACCAAACATGGAAAAATGGGATACTTTAGTTAAAAATATTCTTGTACCACAAGATGAAGTAACTATTGCATTTGTTGGTAAATATTTAGATTTAAAAGAGTCATATAAATCATTAATCGAATCATTAATCCATGCAGGAGCACACCTAAACACAAAAGTAAATATTCACTGGTGTGATTCAGAAAGAATTGAAGATACAGGAGCATATGAAGTTATTGGAAACTCTGATGCTATCTTAGTTGCTGGTGGATTTGGACACAGAGGTGCAAAAGGAAAACTTGAAGCAATTAAATATGCAAGAGAGAATAAAGTTCCTTATTTAGGTATCTGTCTTGGTATGCAACTATCTATTATCGAATATGCAAGAAATGTATTAGGTATTGAAAATGCAAACTCTGTTGAATTTGATGAAAATGCAGAAGATCCAGTAATCTACTTAATTGATGAGTTTATTGACCAAAGTGGTGAAAAACAACTAAGAACTCATAAATCACCAATGGGTGGAACTATGAGACTTGGAGAATATCCATTTGAGCCATTAAAAGGTACTAACTTACAAAAAGCATATGGAAATGAAGAAATCTACTATGAAAGACATAGACATAGATATGAAGCAAATCCAGCTTATAAAGAGAGATTAGAAGAAGCAGGAATGATTATTTCTGGACAATCAAATGGTCTAATTGAAGCAGTTGAAATTAAAGATCACCCTTGGTTTGTTGGTGTTCAGTTCCACCCTGAATTTACTTCTCACTTAGAGACACCAAACCCTATTATCTTAGAGTTCGTAAAACAAGCAAATAAAAAAGCTTAA
- the ccoG gene encoding cytochrome c oxidase accessory protein CcoG yields the protein MEGNAAVLKKTPYRIKRYYAYIIATVVALVIPFIKINGNHIFLLSFDKKQLHLMGIAFDMQELYLMPFLLMLLFLGIFAVTAIGGRAWCGWACPQTIFRVIYRDLIESKLLGLRRIKNKQKEPNWSKPENASKKVVAVILWTMLSLLAAADFMWYFVPPEDFFAYIQNPTEHWFLIGFVLAIAGFLVYDVVWLKEDFCVYVCPYSRVQSVLYDDDTYQAIYSTNRGGNIYNDSKEKIIFKQKDLPEEKNECTTCESCVTVCPTHIDIRKGLQLECINCLECVDACTTVMGKLGKESLVQWTSTRDIEKNQPTKFLRKSTIMYTVALVVVIGLLFVMGGKKEYMLLNVNKTTQLYKVKENNVVSNNFLLLFQNTDSKTHTYNLEIIGRDDIVIKRFKPFKLAAGKLRKKVVVLETDKVLVNDNTKDTPISVKLRAYAVDEPDRVSVIRDAVFIYPRADKLK from the coding sequence ATGGAAGGAAATGCTGCTGTTTTAAAGAAAACACCGTACAGAATCAAAAGATATTATGCGTATATCATTGCAACTGTAGTTGCACTGGTTATTCCGTTTATTAAAATTAATGGTAACCATATATTTTTATTATCATTTGATAAAAAACAACTTCATCTAATGGGTATTGCATTTGATATGCAAGAATTATACTTAATGCCGTTTTTACTGATGCTTCTATTCTTAGGAATATTTGCAGTAACTGCTATTGGTGGGAGAGCTTGGTGTGGTTGGGCCTGTCCTCAAACTATCTTTAGAGTTATCTACAGAGACTTAATTGAATCAAAACTTTTAGGTTTAAGAAGAATCAAAAACAAACAAAAAGAGCCAAACTGGTCAAAGCCAGAAAATGCTTCTAAAAAAGTTGTAGCTGTTATTTTATGGACTATGCTTTCTTTACTTGCTGCTGCTGACTTTATGTGGTATTTTGTTCCACCTGAAGACTTTTTTGCTTATATTCAAAATCCAACAGAACACTGGTTTTTAATTGGTTTTGTATTAGCAATCGCTGGTTTCTTAGTTTATGATGTTGTTTGGTTAAAAGAAGATTTCTGTGTTTATGTATGTCCATATTCAAGAGTACAATCAGTACTTTATGATGATGATACATACCAAGCTATCTACTCTACAAATAGAGGTGGTAATATTTACAATGACTCTAAAGAGAAGATTATCTTCAAACAAAAAGACTTACCAGAAGAGAAAAATGAATGTACAACATGTGAATCATGTGTAACTGTATGTCCTACTCATATTGATATTAGAAAAGGTTTACAATTAGAGTGTATCAACTGTTTAGAGTGTGTTGATGCTTGTACTACTGTTATGGGAAAACTTGGTAAAGAGTCACTAGTTCAATGGACAAGTACAAGGGATATTGAAAAAAATCAACCAACTAAATTCCTAAGAAAATCTACTATCATGTATACAGTTGCATTAGTTGTAGTTATTGGTCTATTATTTGTAATGGGTGGAAAAAAAGAGTATATGCTTTTAAATGTAAATAAAACTACTCAGTTATATAAAGTTAAAGAAAACAATGTAGTTTCTAATAACTTCTTATTACTATTCCAAAATACTGATTCAAAAACACATACATATAATTTAGAGATTATAGGTAGAGATGATATTGTAATTAAAAGATTTAAACCATTTAAATTAGCTGCTGGAAAACTTAGAAAAAAAGTTGTAGTACTTGAAACAGATAAAGTTCTTGTAAATGATAATACAAAAGACACTCCTATTTCTGTAAAACTTAGAGCTTATGCAGTAGATGAGCCTGATAGAGTATCTGTAATTAGAGATGCTGTATTTATCTACCCAAGAGCTGACAAACTAAAATAA
- a CDS encoding methyl-accepting chemotaxis protein: MIFVLEKFKSEDFRIRFPEPSAKVAVIINELGDVISELLTQSLDIGKTLELSSTQLIDNVKVLNQSTHSATESLKETSVFLEDITSSVMSNSNNVRRITEYSKSLTNSANTGQKLAKSTSLAMEQIDEQVKEINEAITVIDQIAFQTNILSLNAAVEAATAGEAGKGFAVVAQEVRNLANRSAEAAKEIKSLVEQATNKANEGKEIGLNMTNGYDELLVNINHTTETIQEISNSSKEQEKNIQLINDVINKLDKHTNQNARIANQTNKIALETDKTAKVIVENALSKEFIGKNI; this comes from the coding sequence TTGATTTTTGTTCTTGAAAAATTTAAAAGTGAAGACTTTAGAATAAGATTCCCAGAACCATCTGCAAAAGTTGCAGTTATAATAAATGAATTAGGAGATGTTATCTCTGAATTATTAACTCAATCTTTAGATATTGGAAAAACTTTAGAACTATCTTCTACTCAATTAATTGATAATGTAAAAGTTTTAAATCAAAGTACTCATAGTGCAACAGAAAGTCTAAAAGAGACATCTGTTTTTCTTGAAGATATAACATCAAGTGTAATGAGCAATTCAAACAATGTAAGAAGAATCACAGAATACTCAAAAAGTTTAACAAACTCTGCAAATACAGGTCAAAAGTTAGCAAAATCTACTTCTTTAGCAATGGAACAAATCGATGAGCAAGTTAAAGAGATTAATGAAGCAATCACAGTTATTGACCAAATTGCATTTCAAACAAATATTCTTTCACTAAATGCAGCAGTTGAAGCAGCAACAGCAGGTGAAGCTGGAAAAGGTTTTGCAGTAGTTGCACAAGAAGTTAGAAACTTAGCAAATAGGTCTGCAGAAGCTGCAAAAGAGATAAAATCTTTAGTTGAACAAGCGACAAATAAAGCGAATGAAGGAAAAGAGATAGGATTAAATATGACAAATGGTTATGATGAACTTTTAGTAAATATTAATCATACTACAGAAACTATTCAAGAAATTTCTAATTCTTCTAAAGAGCAAGAAAAAAATATCCAGCTTATAAATGATGTTATTAATAAACTTGATAAACATACAAATCAAAATGCAAGAATAGCAAACCAAACAAATAAAATAGCTCTGGAAACAGATAAAACAGCTAAAGTTATTGTTGAAAATGCTCTTTCTAAAGAGTTTATTGGAAAAAACATCTAA
- a CDS encoding MCP four helix bundle domain-containing protein: protein MFKNLKISQKLYLSFGLMILLMVIVTIIGINRVNKIDKTLEEVVEVNSLKQRYAINFRGSVHDRAIAIRDIVLSSNPESELFKNSLNDIKKLEDFYKESAKPMDKIFSRNKDVDEKEKTILKRIKEIEAKTLPIVENIITLKLNGNDLKAKEILVYEARENFTIWLKTINEFIDYEEQKNQILTPQARQIASSFSTTMIIILLISIILGVAISFFISQQLSSSAKSIQKGLSNFFSFINKETTSSEPIKLNSNDEFGLMAKMLNKNIQLTEKNILEDDEFVKDVARVINELNKGNMLAKIEKNLATQI, encoded by the coding sequence ATGTTTAAAAATCTTAAAATTTCTCAAAAACTATACCTAAGTTTTGGGTTGATGATTTTACTAATGGTTATTGTAACTATCATTGGAATAAATAGAGTAAATAAAATTGATAAAACTCTTGAAGAAGTTGTAGAAGTAAACTCTTTAAAACAAAGATATGCTATTAACTTTAGAGGAAGTGTCCATGATAGAGCTATTGCAATTAGAGATATTGTACTTTCATCAAACCCTGAAAGTGAACTTTTCAAAAACTCTTTAAATGATATAAAAAAATTAGAAGACTTTTATAAAGAGTCAGCTAAACCAATGGATAAAATATTCTCACGAAATAAAGATGTAGATGAAAAAGAGAAAACTATATTAAAAAGAATAAAAGAGATTGAAGCTAAAACTCTACCTATTGTAGAAAATATAATAACATTAAAACTAAATGGAAATGACCTAAAAGCAAAAGAAATACTTGTTTATGAAGCAAGGGAAAACTTTACTATATGGCTAAAAACAATCAATGAATTTATAGACTATGAAGAACAAAAAAATCAAATTTTAACTCCTCAAGCAAGGCAGATAGCAAGTAGTTTTTCTACTACTATGATAATAATACTTTTAATCTCAATTATACTTGGAGTTGCTATTTCTTTCTTTATTTCACAACAACTTTCTAGCTCTGCTAAAAGTATACAAAAAGGTTTATCTAACTTTTTTAGCTTTATAAATAAAGAAACAACTTCATCAGAACCAATAAAACTAAACTCAAATGATGAGTTTGGACTAATGGCAAAAATGCTAAACAAAAATATTCAATTAACAGAGAAAAATATTTTAGAAGATGATGAGTTTGTAAAAGATGTAGCAAGAGTAATAAATGAGCTAAATAAAGGAAATATGCTAGCTAAAATTGAAAAAAATCTAGCAACCCAAATCTAA
- a CDS encoding Fur family transcriptional regulator, whose translation MDYQDLLKQYKLRVTPQRLSLLELIEKYQHIDIDTLFENIKILFPTISLSTLYKNINAMVENGLLTELKITGMKSKFEITKANHFHAICKKCGKIEELSFDVANVKNNLEKRTNYHITHTTMNFLGVCLECRE comes from the coding sequence ATGGATTATCAAGATTTATTAAAACAGTATAAATTAAGGGTAACTCCACAAAGACTTTCTCTTCTAGAACTTATAGAAAAATATCAACATATTGATATAGATACTCTTTTTGAAAATATAAAAATATTATTCCCTACTATATCCCTATCTACTCTTTATAAAAATATAAATGCCATGGTAGAGAATGGTCTTCTTACTGAATTAAAAATCACTGGAATGAAATCCAAATTTGAAATCACAAAAGCTAATCATTTTCATGCTATCTGTAAAAAGTGTGGAAAGATTGAAGAACTCTCTTTTGATGTAGCTAATGTAAAAAATAATTTAGAAAAGAGAACCAACTATCACATAACTCACACTACTATGAATTTTTTAGGAGTTTGTTTAGAGTGTAGAGAATAG
- the trxA gene encoding thioredoxin, translated as MSKCIEINENNMEETVKEGVSLVDFWAPWCGPCRMIAPTIDQLAVEYDGKAKICKVNTEEEQDLTVKYGIRSIPTILFFKDGEIVDQLIGATTKAALEEKLNKYI; from the coding sequence ATGTCAAAATGTATAGAAATAAATGAAAATAATATGGAAGAAACAGTTAAAGAAGGTGTTTCATTAGTAGACTTTTGGGCACCATGGTGTGGTCCTTGTAGAATGATTGCTCCAACTATTGACCAACTAGCAGTTGAGTATGATGGTAAAGCAAAAATTTGTAAAGTTAATACAGAAGAAGAACAAGACTTAACAGTAAAATATGGAATTAGATCTATTCCTACAATTCTATTCTTTAAAGATGGTGAAATTGTAGACCAACTAATTGGTGCAACTACTAAAGCTGCACTAGAAGAAAAACTTAACAAATATATCTAA